From Pirellulaceae bacterium:
TCGATTGACACCACTGCGGCGGTTTGATCACCGATCGACGCGGCGTGGGAAAGTTCACGAGCCAGAACTCCGGCAATATTGGCGCTCAACTGACGGTTTTCGTCTCGGATCTGAATGGTCGTGAGGCGTTCTTTGCCATCGGGGGTTTCGGTCGTGGAGAAATCCGTCAGCGATCGTAAGCTTTCGACCTCAGGAACGACGAATCCAGTGGGATGGGTGGCTGCGACCTGATCGATTGCCAGTTGCAAGTTGTCGCTCACAACAGACTTGACACGACCCGTTTCCAGGGGAACGTGTTGAACGATGGCGGAGGCTTTCCAGACTTTATGTTGTGACTGAATCCAGGGAACCGCAATCAGGATTGTCGCGAGTCCGGTCACCAACAGGGTGTAAGCTCGCCCAGGCAGTCGTTTGGGTCGCATTGGCTGCTTGCTCGTGTCTTGGTTGCTCATGGGCCGCCCTAACTGATTCTAGAAAACGATAGCAATGCGGGCAGTCTACTATGTAGAACTGTCAGAATCGTCATCGTCGATTCTTCTTCGCGACTTTAACGCTCATGGGTCTGTTTTGGCTTGCTGCTGCTGCCAGCGTTGGTCTCTCGCAGATTTGTCAGGACCGATTCGAAGGTGGCAAAATTGCTGCGGGGGAGGAGGTTTCGAGCGGATTGCCCTTGGGTTCGGCAATGCAATTCGTGGAAATTACCTGGCCCGATCGGCCAGGTAAGGAAAAAGCTTGCGGGATGCTTGCATGCCTAGTACGATTTCGCCAGTGTGAAGCGACAATGAGTTGAAGGGCAACAGCGGATTGGATCGCGAATTTTTGGACGAGGGACTTGTCTCGGAATCAGGGTTTCGCGAAATCCTTGATTGCACTGCGGTGTTTGCGTTGCTTGGCCTGTGGTGAACGGTGGTATGAATGAACTCGAGATCTGATGACGCTGACTCAACTGCGTCTGCGACGCTGAAGTTGCAAGAGAAACGTCTGATTGGTTACATGCAGGGATTGGATCTCCGCCAAGAGCTGCTGGGATTGCTGGAGAAAGGCTATCCTGAAATCGTTGTTGACATGGCGAGTGTCGAACTGATTTCGAGTTCGATTATCGGAACACTGGTGGGTTTGGAGCGTGACTTTCGATTGCGCGACGTATCTTTAGTGCTAACCCAGATTCAACCGCCTGTGCATAAGATCCTGACCACGACAGGTGTCATTGGCCTGTTCAAAATTCGCGACAAATAGCGTCGAAGGGGTGATTAATTGTTCGCTACGGGCAGCTCATTGTGAGCCAAGACCTTTTGTCGGCTTCTATCGATACACTTTTGCTGACCGGAAATAGAGCTTCTGGTAGACTGAGAAACGGGGCGCGTGTGGACGGGGTTGTCACACCGCGGACTCTGAAGGCGACAATTCTCAACTCAAATCTCGACCGAGGCTCGTTGTACGAACGTACGAACTGCCGCGCGTGGCTGTAGGATCTTTGATGGTACGCATATCTTTCATGTTCGTTTTTGTGGGAATGGCAACACCCGCATGTATGGCCATTCCTTTCGATGATTTGTTGGATTCCTATGGGGTACTAGAAACAGTCGCGGGCACTGGTTTGATACGAGAAAAAACGGTCAACGGTTGGCGATCTGAGATGGAAGGTGGGTCGGCAACGGAAGCAGAGCTTTCACGGCCGCACATGACCATGGCAGATGCATCAGGCAACCTTTACATTGCCGACAAAGACGCCCATGCGATCCGTTTAGTGACTCCTGATGGTGCCATTCATACGATTGCTGGGACAAATCTGGCGGGCTACAACGGTGACGGATTTGGCGTCGACACTCAGCTCAATGCGCCCAACGGTTTGTTTACTTTTCCAGATGGAACGACCTATATTCTCGACGTTGGCAATAGCCTGGTTCGCAAGTTGGGAACAGACGGTGCTCTCACGACAGTTTTTGAGGATCCTTTTGGAATACAGATAGGTCGTGGTTTATGGGTGAGCCCGGATGAGTCCAAAATCTTCTATTCCTCCGCAAGTGAAGTTCGGATGTGGCAGGCCGATGAGGGCGTTTCGATCTATGCGGACGGATTCATTGTGTTGGGCAACCTTGCAGTCGATCCCGCAGATAAAGAGCTTGTTGTCACTGATCGTGATGGGCATGGGGTTTACAAAGTTTACTCGGATGGGAGTCGCGATTTAATTGCCGGAAATGAAACAACGTCAGGCGGCGGTGATGGGCAACTGGCGACCAAGACGGGACTCAAGGAGGTGCGTGGCATCGCGTTTCATCCGGAGGGTGGCTATCTATTAGCGACGCATGACGATGGGCAAATCTGGTTTGTTGATGATGATGATCGGATTCATTTACTAATTGACGGTGACGACGACGGTACGCATGCGGGAGATGGTTTGCCACTGGATACAGTCGGGCGAAAGATCAGTGAACCACGTGCCGTCACGTTATCACCGACTGGGGATTTGATTATTACGGAGCACGATGCGGGCTATATCCGTTTTGTTCGTGCCAATCGCCCAATTGGAGTCGAGGGCGATTTCAACCGGAATGGATTTCTGGATGTCGAGGATATTGATCTGCTATCCGTTGAGGTTCGTGCTGGCCGTCAGACCACTCGTTTTGATTTGAATTCGGATCAGATTGTTGACGGTCAAGATCGAAGTGTATGGGTTGATGATTTGAAGCGTACCTATTTTGGTGATTCCGATCTGGACGGCCAATTCAACAGCCGAGACCTGGTGCAGATTTTTCAAGCGGGGCAGTTTGAAGACGGTTTTCAACTCAATTCCAACTGGCAGTCAGGCGATTGGAACGGTGACGGTGACTTCACGAGTAGTGATTTTGTCATCGCTTTTCAAGCTGGCGGTTACGAAAAGGGCCCACGCCCAGCACGCTTGGCTGTTCCTGAGCCGAACTCTATTTTGCTGCTGCTAGTCGCTGGTTTAGCGAGTGTTTTTCGACGTGCCTTCTGCGGCACGTTTCAAACTCGCCCCGAGGGCTAAATACCAAAATGTCTGAACCGCAGTCGATTTTTTCTGGGAACGCGGCGGAAGATGTGGAGATTTAGTTTGCCTTTGGACGGGGACTGTTCTTACATTGATAACCCACGTATCGTGTTGGAAGTTGTTACAGTACGTAGCCAGGTGACTGCACCATGAATGATCGAATTGCTTCCGTTTCAGACCCAGCCCGCATTGATGAACACCAGGAACGGATCGAGGGAGATACAAATCGTTCTCCTCTGCGATCAGAGTACCAGCAGCAAAATTTAGATGCAGCGACGCATCAGATTTTAGACGAGGACGCGGAGTATTTTTTGCACCAGTCCCTGTCAACGCCCTGTATTGATGCACTCGTGGAAGCAGAGGGCATCTATCTGCATGACGTGGCTGGGCGAAAGATCATGGATTTTCATGGAAATGGCGTCCATCAGCTTGGATTTCGGCATCCGCGGGTCATGCAAGCTGTCAAAGATCAGTTGGAAGTTTTACCCTTTTGCACGCGTCGCTACACAAATCCCGTTGCGGTTGCTTTGGCAAAAAAACTGCGGGAGATTGCGCCGGGTAATTTGGATAAAGTGCTCTTCGCACCGGGTGGAACCAGTGCCATGGGGATGGCCATGAAGCTCGCCCGTATTGCCACAGGGCGCTACAAGACGATTTCCATGTGGGGTTCCTTTCACGGCGCTTCCTTGGACGTTATTTCGGTTGGCGGACAGGCCTTGTTCAGCGACGGATTGGGCCCTTTGCTTCCGGGAGCTGTCCACATTCGTCCACCTGTTTCCGAGGACTGTCCCTTCGGATGTGAAAAGACATGTAATGCGGCATGTGCTGAATATGTGAGGCACATTATGCAAAACGAAGGACAGATTGCTGCCGTCATTGCTGAACCGATTCGTTGGTCGACGGTCACGATTCCTCCTGCGGAGTACTGGCAACGTATCCGGAAATTCTGTGACGATCACGGGGCTTTGCTCATTTTCGATGAGATTGGAAGCGGCCTGGGACGTACGGGGCGAATGTTCGCTTTCGAATATTTTGGCGTTCAGCCCGACATCGTCGTGTTAGGAAAAGGTTTCGGTGGTGGCATTATGCCACTGGCTGGGATTATCGCGCGACGCGATCTGGATGTGGCCGGTGACCGCGCGATCGGCCATTATACCCATGAGAAAAATCCGGTGAGTTGTGCGGCTGGGCTCGCGACGATTGAAACGATCGTCGATGACAATCTGGTCGAGCGGGCCGTGGAGTTGGGGCAGTTGGCATTGGACGAATTGTCCCAATTGAAGGGAAAGCATGCGTGCATCCGCGATGTTCGCGGGGCTGGACTTCTGATCGGTGTTGAATTGCAGGACCATCCGGATTTTGGTTCGTCTGTCCAGCTCGCTGAAAAAATAATGTACGCTTCGATGGCCCGAGGCCTTAGCTTCAAGGTGTCTGCGGGGAACGTGCTAACGCTTGTTCCACCTCTCGTGATCAGCGTCGAAGAACTCAAAGCTGCGATTCAGATCATCGATGAATGTCTGACGGACTTGAAGAAATAGCCAGTTTGGCTTTTTCTTTGTTCGCTTTTTTTGCTCTTCGATCAAAAAAAAGAAAGCCTACTTTCGTCTTGTTTCCGTGTAGATCGCATGATTCGAAGCTGATTTCTATTCCTCTATTCGAATCGGCCATTTTTGCTAATGCTGATCGTTTGACAAGACTCTGCTGTGACATAGGTTTCCAGTGGAGAGAAAGTCGAATTCGTAGATCATGCAGTGGTGCGATGTTCGACCCGTTGTTTAACCGCTCTTCCAAATGTGCGTATCACTCGCATGGTTGTGTTCGATTTCACTGTATGGCTGCAACAGTCGTACTGTCAATGTGAGTCGATCCCGGCAGTTTGGATCGGTGCACTGTATGGAAATCGAACCATGGTTTATTTGACTTCGTGTCAACACGCTTTGGCGTGTTCGACCAAAATGAAATCGAGAGGAACTTCATGAAAAGTCTTGCCAGAAAAGTACGACGCTTTTTAGTTTCAGAAGACGGTCCAACTGCGGTCGAATACGCCGTGATGCTGGCCCTTATCGTCATCGTTTGCTTGACCGCAATTCAAGCAATCGGTACGAATGCAAAGACGACCTTCCAGGAGGTTGCTGATCAAATAAGCACCGGTACCTAAGGTCGCTGGTCACCGATTCTGAGCTGAGATAATCCCCCACGGCGCGTCTGCGCCCTGGGGGTTTTTCTTGCACGATAGGCTGTTCTTGTCGGAAGAAAAGCTCAGGCGATTCGGGATGCTGCCAGTCGAGGAACGTTCAATGTACTCCGCGATTCCTGCAGACGCGTTGCAATCAGTGTTTGAAATACTGTGCTACATTTTCAGCGCGGGAGCGGTGTTGATTAGCTTCTTAGTAACCTTGCGCTGAGTCGAAAACAAATTTAGTATCCACGGGGGAATCCAATATGTCAGCGTTCTTGGAAGGTGTTGCTCAAAATTGGCACGTATGGGTCGTTTCCATCATTCTCGTGGTGGCGGCCGTCATCGATGGTATCAAGTTGAAGGTGCCCAACTGGATCACCTTTCCGATGATTATCACCGGTTGGGTGTATAGCGTTTGGGCGGCGCCTTCACTCGGTATGACTTGGTACGAGGGGCTGGGGTGGAGTCTGATGGGTACCATCGTTGGGCTCGGTTTATTACTCCCTGCTTACGCAATCGGTGGTATGGGGGCAGGCGATGTCAAGTTGTTAGCAGGGATCGGTGCTTGGATGCACGCGACGCACACCGCTTACGCCTTTGTGATTTCCGCGTTTGTGGGAGCATTGCTAGCGATTTTGATGGTCTGGTATCGCAAGGCCTGGGCGAAACATCGAAATCAGTTCTGGCTGATTTACAATGAAATTATGACCGTCCGCGATCCCAACAAGCTGAGTCAACTTGCTGCAGAACGCAAAAGTTCGATGTTGCTTTTGCCGTATGGGATCCCGATTGCGATAGGGACAATCGTTTATTTTGCCTGGATGAATATGCTCGTTTGAACCTTTTCAGGCGATTGATCTCAGACCAAAATTTGGTGTTATATTTGAAATGGGGAGTCGGGGTAAAGTAAGGCAACTTTACTGTTAGGCTTTTGGAAACTGGACAAGCTATGCCAATCCTCCCGACAAGTACGACGAGGCGCCACCGACTCCGACACTGCGTGGGTGGTTCTGATACTTCGTACTTGACGTACTGACCATTCAGGTAGTCATGAGGGTTTCCTGCACCATCGCAAGCCAACCACCTCGAGTACGAAACCTAGAAAGGTGAACCTGTTATGCGTCCCAAATCCATGATTCTGATCGTTGTTGCTCTTGGCTGCGGGCTGATCGCTTCGATCGGTATCAGCCAAGTCATGGAGAATCGAGAAGTCAGCAGTCCGATTCCAATTCTGAAAGAGACCATTTACGTGGCCGTTCGTGATGTTCCTTTGGGGCAAGTCATGAACGCGCAAATGGTGAAGATGGAAGATTGGCCCCAAGACTCGATTCCTGAGGGCGCCATTAAAAGGCTTGAAGACATCGAGGGTAAACGCCCGTTGACCCGTTTGTATCCGGGAGAGCCCATTTTGAGTGCAAAGTTGGTGGATGCCAACAAATTTTTGGGGGCGTCCGACAAGATTCCAATGGGGATGCGGGTGGTGTCGGTGAAGGTTACCGTCGACAGTTCCGCGTCCGGTTTGTTGAACCCAGGTGATCGAGTTGACGTTTTGGTTTACCTGAGACGAGGCAAGGGAATTCTTTTCACGACAACGCGGACCATCATGAAGAACGTCACCGTTTTTGCCGTCAATGCTGTAACGCAGAGAGAGGTTGATGATACGGGTGCGGTGATACAAGCCAAGACTGTTTCTCTGCTCGTGACGCCGAGCCAGGTGGAAAAAATCATGTTGGCGAGTGAATTGGGTCGGATCAAACTTTCGTTGCGACGTTCGGATGATGATCTTGAGGACGAGGCGAGCGGTGCCACGATTGCGGATCTAGACCAAGGAGTGGGGGGAACATCGCAAACCACCGTTGTTGCGAAAGAAGAGCCGACCGGAATTACGAATTATCTACAGGAAATAACGACGCCGAAGGAGTCTGTGCCGGCGCCCGTCAGTCAGGTGTGGCAAATGCACATCCACACGCCACAAGATATCATGGTGTACAACTGGGACGATCGAGATGCGTTACCGCGTGAACTTGTCGAGCCGAGTTCGAAAGCAGATACCAGTTCACCTCCCAGCATTGAGGTTTGGAGCGATTCAGCCAGCAAGGCGGATGTCTCGGACGATTCGACGACAGCTGAAGTCGAATCAACGGACGATTCGTTCGACACGAATTTTGAAGACGTTCCCGAATAGCGTCATTGACCGAATTGGGCCTTTTTGAGTTCAGTTCGACTAACATTGAAGATCGTTGCTAACGCAAGGACGCAGGCATGGTCAAATCGTTACGATATTTCGCCGACATTCTGTTAATACTCCCCGTGATGCTGGTGGCCGTTTCGGTTCTCCAGGCCCAAACAGACGGGACGCAAGTCGAATTCAGGATCTCCAAGCCAGATCAGAATTTGGAGATGGTGGTCAACACCAGTCGCATTCTTAGCTTGGATAAGGAAGTTCCACGTGCGATGGTGAACAACCCCAGCATTGTTCGGGTTGTACCATTATCACCAAACAAAGTGCAACTTTCTGCAACGAAGCCTGGTGTCACTCAGGTTAACCTCTGGGACGAAGACGGCAACCTTTACACCGTCAATCTAATCATTATCGGTGATGCCCAGGAACTGGAAATGCTGTTGCGATCGGAGTTCCCGCAGGCATCGCTGCGGGTGCGACCTCTCGCCACCGCCGTCGTGTTGTCGGGACGAGTCGACCGTGCGGAGGATGTAAGTCGAATCGTTCATATGGCGGAGGACTACTACCCAAAAGTGATCAACAATGTGACCCTCGGTGGTGTTCAGCAAGTGTTGTTGAATGTCAAGGTGATGGAAGTCTCCAGGACCAAGCTCCGGGCGTTAGGGTTTGACTGGGTTAATATTGGTAGTAGCGATGTCATTGTGCAAAGCGTAGCAGGGGTGCTTGGTGACGTGTCATCGAATACGTCTCTGGTTCCAGATACGGGTGGCTCGACAATCCGTTTTGGTCTCATTGGGAACAATAATGCGTTTTTCGGTTTCCTAGAGGCTTTGAGCGAAAATAACTTGTCGAAGATTCTCGCCGAACCCATGCTGACGACGGTGAGTGGTCGTCCGGCCAGCTTCAATTCCGGTGGAGAATTTCCGATCTTGGTGCCCCAAAGTCTGGGGACAATTGGTATCGAATACAAGCAGTTCGGTACGCGAGTTGATTTCGTTCCAATCGTGTTAGGAAACGGGGCGATTCGTTTGGAAGTGCGTCCCCAGGTTAGCGAGCTGGACAACGCCAATGGGGTCACCTTGCCTGGTACGGGCAATCGAGTGCCCGCCTTGCGGACTCGTTGGGCAGACACGGCTGTCGAGATGAGAGCCGGACAAACGTTGGCCCTAGCGGGACTAATTCAAACACGTATCGAAGCTCAAAGACGAGGGATTCCATGGTTAGCCGATTTGCCTTGGGCGGGTGCCGCATTTCGTCGTGTTGAGGAAGTAAAGAACGAGATCGAACTGGTGGTCACGGTGCGTCCGGAGCTTGTTGACGCGCTTGATCCTCACGAAGCGCCGAGTTGTTTGCCCGGAACGCAGACGACGAGCCCGCGAGACACGGAGTTGTACGGTCGTGGTTACATCGAGGTGCCCCGTTGTTGTCCTGATGGGAGCTGCCCGAGCTGTCAAGCGAGCGGAATTCCAGCCCCGGCGGAGACGATTCTCGAGGGTCCAATCGATCCATCGCCCGAAAACTCTGCCACGCCTCTACCCGATTTGAATCAGGGCAGCTCATTCTCGCCGCGCCAATACTCGCCAGCAAGGGCAAAGCAACAGCAGCTGTCTTCGAAGGTGATCGCCGCTTCGGCATCTGTTCCGGTTCGAGGCCCCAACAAGCAGTCTGTCTTGCCAGGGCAAAGGCCGACCCAGCAAGATCCCGGTTTGTTCGGACGAGTCGGGTATGACGTTGTCGAGTTCCAAAAGTAAATAATGGACGGTAGTGTTCCTGTTAACGTCATTGGTTTGAAGTCGTGGTCTGAACGCTAGGTCAATAAATTATGGGTAAAGTGCTGCGTTTAGCGATCGTCGATCCGGACGACACCAGTCGTGAGTCGCTCAAAAAGCTCTTGCTGAGTATGGACTCGGTTTGGCTGGAGGCGGAATGTTCTCGCTACGAATATTTCACCGATGTTGTCGATCAAAGCAATCCCGACGTGGGTGTTGTGACCATTGATGAGGATCCCGACAAAGCGATTCGGTTGATCGAAAGCCTGCGAACATCCACAAGCTGCAGTGTGGTGGTTATCAGCAGTTCGAACGATGGGGCACTCATTCTTCAGGCGATGCGTGCCGGAGCGAAAGAGTTTTTAACGCAACCGTTGTCGGTGGGAGAGCTCATCGCAGCCTTTGACCGTATCAGTGACCAACATGCGGGTACGGGCGACGCAAAAACAAACGGTTGTCTGTGTTTGAGTGTCGCCGGTGGTAGCGGAGGAGTGGGCTCAACGAGCCTCACCGTGAACCTTGGTTGTGCGCTTGCGGCCGACGAAGCAAATTCCGTTGCATTGGTTGATCTCGACATGTCACTTGGAGACGCAGATGTATTCCTGGATACCATCCCGGACTATACGATTGCCGATGTGGCTCAAAACGTTTCACGAATGGATTTTGCTCTGCTTAAAAAATCGATGACGAAACATTCGTCAGGGTTATATCTGCTGCCGAGGCCGGTGCAGCTACAGGATGCGTCCATTGTGAATCCGGAAGATTTCCGACGAGTACTAGGGTTGTTGAAAGCCAGTTTCACACACGTGCTGTTAGACCTTTCCAAAGCGTACAGCGCGTTGGATATGGCGGCACTCGAAGAATCCAGCGTTGTGCTGTTGGTTACTCAATTAGATCTGCCCTGTTTGCGCAACGTGGTGCGTTTGATGGTGTCGTTTGACGAAGTAGAAGGGCTGAAAGAAAAGACCCGAATTGTTGTGAATCGCGTGGGATTGGATGCTGGCCAAATCGGATTGAAGAAAGCTCAGGAAACGATTGGCCGCGATATTTTTTGGCAGATTCCCAACGATTATCGCA
This genomic window contains:
- a CDS encoding cellulose synthase operon protein YhjQ/BcsQ — its product is MGKVLRLAIVDPDDTSRESLKKLLLSMDSVWLEAECSRYEYFTDVVDQSNPDVGVVTIDEDPDKAIRLIESLRTSTSCSVVVISSSNDGALILQAMRAGAKEFLTQPLSVGELIAAFDRISDQHAGTGDAKTNGCLCLSVAGGSGGVGSTSLTVNLGCALAADEANSVALVDLDMSLGDADVFLDTIPDYTIADVAQNVSRMDFALLKKSMTKHSSGLYLLPRPVQLQDASIVNPEDFRRVLGLLKASFTHVLLDLSKAYSALDMAALEESSVVLLVTQLDLPCLRNVVRLMVSFDEVEGLKEKTRIVVNRVGLDAGQIGLKKAQETIGRDIFWQIPNDYRTMVEMRNNGVPLLQQFPKAAITQAISSLSRVLADDGIENLPVGKSTPQGGWLGFWKSKSGAKSDG
- a CDS encoding aspartate aminotransferase family protein encodes the protein MNDRIASVSDPARIDEHQERIEGDTNRSPLRSEYQQQNLDAATHQILDEDAEYFLHQSLSTPCIDALVEAEGIYLHDVAGRKIMDFHGNGVHQLGFRHPRVMQAVKDQLEVLPFCTRRYTNPVAVALAKKLREIAPGNLDKVLFAPGGTSAMGMAMKLARIATGRYKTISMWGSFHGASLDVISVGGQALFSDGLGPLLPGAVHIRPPVSEDCPFGCEKTCNAACAEYVRHIMQNEGQIAAVIAEPIRWSTVTIPPAEYWQRIRKFCDDHGALLIFDEIGSGLGRTGRMFAFEYFGVQPDIVVLGKGFGGGIMPLAGIIARRDLDVAGDRAIGHYTHEKNPVSCAAGLATIETIVDDNLVERAVELGQLALDELSQLKGKHACIRDVRGAGLLIGVELQDHPDFGSSVQLAEKIMYASMARGLSFKVSAGNVLTLVPPLVISVEELKAAIQIIDECLTDLKK
- a CDS encoding A24 family peptidase encodes the protein MSAFLEGVAQNWHVWVVSIILVVAAVIDGIKLKVPNWITFPMIITGWVYSVWAAPSLGMTWYEGLGWSLMGTIVGLGLLLPAYAIGGMGAGDVKLLAGIGAWMHATHTAYAFVISAFVGALLAILMVWYRKAWAKHRNQFWLIYNEIMTVRDPNKLSQLAAERKSSMLLLPYGIPIAIGTIVYFAWMNMLV
- the cpaB gene encoding Flp pilus assembly protein CpaB — encoded protein: MRPKSMILIVVALGCGLIASIGISQVMENREVSSPIPILKETIYVAVRDVPLGQVMNAQMVKMEDWPQDSIPEGAIKRLEDIEGKRPLTRLYPGEPILSAKLVDANKFLGASDKIPMGMRVVSVKVTVDSSASGLLNPGDRVDVLVYLRRGKGILFTTTRTIMKNVTVFAVNAVTQREVDDTGAVIQAKTVSLLVTPSQVEKIMLASELGRIKLSLRRSDDDLEDEASGATIADLDQGVGGTSQTTVVAKEEPTGITNYLQEITTPKESVPAPVSQVWQMHIHTPQDIMVYNWDDRDALPRELVEPSSKADTSSPPSIEVWSDSASKADVSDDSTTAEVESTDDSFDTNFEDVPE
- a CDS encoding pilus assembly protein N-terminal domain-containing protein, which codes for MVKSLRYFADILLILPVMLVAVSVLQAQTDGTQVEFRISKPDQNLEMVVNTSRILSLDKEVPRAMVNNPSIVRVVPLSPNKVQLSATKPGVTQVNLWDEDGNLYTVNLIIIGDAQELEMLLRSEFPQASLRVRPLATAVVLSGRVDRAEDVSRIVHMAEDYYPKVINNVTLGGVQQVLLNVKVMEVSRTKLRALGFDWVNIGSSDVIVQSVAGVLGDVSSNTSLVPDTGGSTIRFGLIGNNNAFFGFLEALSENNLSKILAEPMLTTVSGRPASFNSGGEFPILVPQSLGTIGIEYKQFGTRVDFVPIVLGNGAIRLEVRPQVSELDNANGVTLPGTGNRVPALRTRWADTAVEMRAGQTLALAGLIQTRIEAQRRGIPWLADLPWAGAAFRRVEEVKNEIELVVTVRPELVDALDPHEAPSCLPGTQTTSPRDTELYGRGYIEVPRCCPDGSCPSCQASGIPAPAETILEGPIDPSPENSATPLPDLNQGSSFSPRQYSPARAKQQQLSSKVIAASASVPVRGPNKQSVLPGQRPTQQDPGLFGRVGYDVVEFQK
- a CDS encoding Flp family type IVb pilin yields the protein MKSLARKVRRFLVSEDGPTAVEYAVMLALIVIVCLTAIQAIGTNAKTTFQEVADQISTGT
- a CDS encoding STAS domain-containing protein, with protein sequence MNSRSDDADSTASATLKLQEKRLIGYMQGLDLRQELLGLLEKGYPEIVVDMASVELISSSIIGTLVGLERDFRLRDVSLVLTQIQPPVHKILTTTGVIGLFKIRDK
- a CDS encoding PEP-CTERM sorting domain-containing protein (PEP-CTERM proteins occur, often in large numbers, in the proteomes of bacteria that also encode an exosortase, a predicted intramembrane cysteine proteinase. The presence of a PEP-CTERM domain at a protein's C-terminus predicts cleavage within the sorting domain, followed by covalent anchoring to some some component of the (usually Gram-negative) cell surface. Many PEP-CTERM proteins exhibit an unusual sequence composition that includes large numbers of potential glycosylation sites. Expression of one such protein has been shown restore the ability of a bacterium to form floc, a type of biofilm.), with the translated sequence MVRISFMFVFVGMATPACMAIPFDDLLDSYGVLETVAGTGLIREKTVNGWRSEMEGGSATEAELSRPHMTMADASGNLYIADKDAHAIRLVTPDGAIHTIAGTNLAGYNGDGFGVDTQLNAPNGLFTFPDGTTYILDVGNSLVRKLGTDGALTTVFEDPFGIQIGRGLWVSPDESKIFYSSASEVRMWQADEGVSIYADGFIVLGNLAVDPADKELVVTDRDGHGVYKVYSDGSRDLIAGNETTSGGGDGQLATKTGLKEVRGIAFHPEGGYLLATHDDGQIWFVDDDDRIHLLIDGDDDGTHAGDGLPLDTVGRKISEPRAVTLSPTGDLIITEHDAGYIRFVRANRPIGVEGDFNRNGFLDVEDIDLLSVEVRAGRQTTRFDLNSDQIVDGQDRSVWVDDLKRTYFGDSDLDGQFNSRDLVQIFQAGQFEDGFQLNSNWQSGDWNGDGDFTSSDFVIAFQAGGYEKGPRPARLAVPEPNSILLLLVAGLASVFRRAFCGTFQTRPEG